CTGCTGCAGGAGTTTCCGGGTGAAACACCGGTGGTGATCTGCTCTGAACAGGAGCCTGAGAATGCGATTGCCGTGGGCTGTGATTTTTGGATTCAACCTGAAGAAAAACTGATGCGCCGTCTGATCAAAAGCTTGGGTCAAGAAAACGTAATTTTGTATCAGGTGGCGAAGCCCGGTGTCGAACAGGCGGCTCCTGCTCCAGAAAACGAAACGGTTTCGGTTTAACCTAAAAATTTTTTTCAGGATTCAATTTGATTTTTTTGCATTCTGCATAAATATTGCAAATAGATTACATTTTGAAAAGCAGGCTATCAGACCCTTTAGCGCCTCTTGCCATTTAAAAAATCGAATTTGTTTCGTTTTTGTCAAGAACTTAAACCCAATCGTTGTTTAAATTTTTGAGAAATTTTATTTTACTGCGACAGGGATGCCATCTTTTCTTCACATCTATCCTGTAAAGTATTAATCAAGACCAGATCATCAAGGATTCGTTAAACAGTCCACTGGTTAGCCCATCAAAACTCTAGCTTGTGCCCCTCCCTGGGGCATTTTTTATTGGCCTTTTTTAGTGGTACGATAGTGTCGAACCTATTGAAAGCGCAGGAGTTTGTATGAAAAAAGTTGCTGTTGTTTTGTCGGGGTGCGGAGTTTTTGATGGCGCTGAAATTTATGAGTCTACGCTGACTCTGCTCAATTTGGATCGTCTGGATCTGCCTTATCAGTGCCTGGCTCCCAATATTCCCCAAATGCATGTGATTAATCATCTCACGGGAGAGGTGATGGAAGCTGAATCCCGCAATGTCTTGGTGGAAGCCGCAAGGATTGCGCGGGGTGAAATTCAGGATTTGGCCACTGCCAAAGCTGAGGATTTCAGTGCTGTGATCTTTCCAGGTGGCTTTGGGGCTGCTAAAAACCTCTGTAATTTTGCGGTCAAAGGCCCAGACTGTGACGTCAATCCTGAGGTGGAGCGCTT
Above is a genomic segment from bacterium (Candidatus Blackallbacteria) CG13_big_fil_rev_8_21_14_2_50_49_14 containing:
- a CDS encoding isoprenoid biosynthesis protein ElbB; translated protein: MKKVAVVLSGCGVFDGAEIYESTLTLLNLDRLDLPYQCLAPNIPQMHVINHLTGEVMEAESRNVLVEAARIARGEIQDLATAKAEDFSAVIFPGGFGAAKNLCNFAVKGPDCDVNPEVERFISEALQAKLPLGFICIAPALMGKVAQRAGIKTSLTLGTGAEWAEKIEAMGQTHAACPVREIVVDEANRMISTPAYMEAGRISEAADGIENLVKTLAAWLR